The Drosophila gunungcola strain Sukarami chromosome 2L unlocalized genomic scaffold, Dgunungcola_SK_2 000007F, whole genome shotgun sequence genome includes a region encoding these proteins:
- the LOC128253100 gene encoding E3 ubiquitin-protein ligase PPP1R11 → MAQRQNNEATNGTTTQIIDEADANTPSEAGRTTPTLQLRLEHPRDERRVVFHAGVIDNEHLNRKKSKCCCIYKKPLAFDESSSEDDEDCEHCFGHPEKRRRNAKHSHDHGETPGPDAPSTSAANSSHPPPPAEPVEPVESPDNGKKAAGRVDFEQADSS, encoded by the exons ATGGCCCAAAGGCAGAACAATGAGGCAACCAACGGGACGacaactcaaataattgacgAGGCGGATGCAAATACTCCATCGGAGGCTGGTCGAACCACACCCACACTGCAACTGCGCCTGGAACATCCGCGGGACGAGCGCCGTGTAGTGTTCCATGCCGGGGTCATAGACAACGAGCATTTGAATCGCAAGAAGTCCAAAT GCTGCTGCATTTACAAGAAGCCCCTGGCGTTCGACGAGAGTTCCTCGGAGGACGACGAGGACTGCGAGCACTGCTTTGGACATCCCGAGAAGCGAAGGAGGAACGCCAAGCACAGTCACGACCACGGGGAAACCCCAGGTCCGGACGCACCATCGACATCTGCTGCGAACTCTAGCCATCCTCCCCCGCCAGCCGAACCTGTGGAGCCTGTCGAGTCTCCGGACAACGGGAAGAAAGCAGCCGGAAGAGTTGACTTTGAACAAGCAGACAGCTCGTAG
- the LOC128253144 gene encoding NADH dehydrogenase [ubiquinone] flavoprotein 1, mitochondrial, which yields MAAIVRFNLLTKSQIGAALPVSLQLQRFQSTQAPPPGTPPPQTKTKFGPLADEDRIFTNLYGRHDWRLKGALKRGDWYKTKEIVLKGPDWIVNEIKTSGLRGRGGAGFPSGMKWSFMNKPGDGRPKYLVVNADEGEPGTCKDREIMRHDPHKLVEGCLIAGRAMGAQAAYIYIRGEFYNEASNMQLAIAEAYQAGLIGKNACGTGYDFDVFMHRGAGAYICGEETALIESLEGKQGKPRLKPPFPADVGVFGCPTTVTNVETVAVAPSICRRGGPWFASFGRTRNSGTKLFNISGHVNRPCTVEEEMSIPLKELIERHCGGVTGGWDNLLGVIPGGSSTPIIPKNVCDDVIMDFDGLIAAQTSLGTAAIIVMDKSTDVIKAIARLISFYKHESCGQCTPCREGIGWMNKIMTRFVKGDAQPAEIDMLWEISKQIEGHTICALGDGAAWPVQGLIRHFRPEIEKRMQLHAKRASN from the exons ATGGCTGCAATTGTgcgatttaatttgttaacaaAGTCGCAAATTG GTGCGGCTTTGCCGGTCAGCCTGCAGCTGCAGCGGTTCCAGAGCACCCAAGCCCCGCCCCCAGGAACTCCTCCGCCACAAACGAAGACCAAGTTCGGTCCGCTGGCGGACGAGGATCGCATCTTCACCAACCTATATGGACGTCACGATTGGAGGTTGAAGGGAGCCCTGAAGCGCGGCGACTGGTATAAGACCAAGGAGATTGTGCTGAAGGGTCCGGACTGGATCGTCAACGAGATCAAGACGTCTGGCCTGCGCGGCCGCGGAGGAGCTGGCTTCCCCAGCGGCATGAAGTGGTCCTTCATGAACAAGCCCGGCGATGGCCGCCCCAAGTACCTGGTGGTGAACGCTGATGAGG GAGAGCCGGGCACCTGCAAGGATCGCGAGATTATGCGCCACGATCCACACAAGCTGGTGGAGGGCTGTCTAATTGCTGGCCGGGCCATGGGCGCCCAGGCTGCCTACATCTACATTCGTGGCGAGTTCTACAACGAGGCCTCCAACATGCAACTGGCCATTGCCGAGGCCTACCAGGCTGGTCTCATTGGCAAGAACGCTTGCGGTACAGGCTACGACTTCGATGTCTTCATGCACCGAGGTGCAGGTGCTTACATTTGCGGCGAGGAAACCGCTTTGATCGAGTCGCTGGAGGGAAAGCAGGGAAAGCCGCGCTTGAAGCCCCCATTCCCCGCCGACGTTGGCGTCTTTGGCTGCCCCACCACGGTTACCAATGTGGAGACGGTAGCCGTGGCTCCGAGCATTTGTCGGCGGGGAGGTCCTTGGTTCGCCAGCTTTGGGCGCACTCGTAACTCGGGCACCAAGCTCTTCAACATTTCTGGCCATGTGAACAGGCCTTGCACTGTGGAGGAGGAAATGTCAATCCCGCTGAAAGAGTTAATTGAGCGCCACTGTGGAGGAGTAACTGGTGGATGGGATAATCTGCTAGGCGTCATTCCCGGCGGCTCTTCCACCCCCATCATACCTAAAAATGTCTGCGACGACGTAATCATGGACTTCGATGGCTTAATTGCCGCCCAGACATCGCTGGGTACTGCGGCTATCATCGTTATGGACAAGTCGACGGATGTCATCAAGGCTATCGCCAGGCTAATATCCTTTTACAAGCACGAGAGCTGCGGACAATGCACGCCCTGCCGAGAGGGAATCGGCTGGATGAACAAGATTATGACTCG ATTTGTCAAGGGTGACGCGCAACCCGCTGAGATCGATATGCTCTGGGAGATATCCAAACAAATTGAGGGACACACTATCTGCGCGCTTGGTGATGGTGCCGCTTGGCCAGTTCAGGGCCTTATCCGCCACTTCCGGCCCGAGATCGAGAAACGTATGCAACTGCATGCAAAGCGCGCCAGCAATTAA